A genomic segment from Candidatus Eisenbacteria bacterium encodes:
- a CDS encoding metallophosphoesterase — MTPSLCYLDTPMRRRWWGWLGLLVGIAALGLGLRAFWIEPASLRVERYVLPLERWPSRLNGLRIAVLADLHVGSPWNGIDKLRRIVDETNAAGADLVLLAGDYVIKGIPGGTFVPPEETAAVLRGLHAPLGVYAVLGNHDWWFDVGRVQRALAGAGITTLEDQAIPIDGPHGRFWLAGVSDFWEGRHDVHGALAEVTDDAPVVAFTHNPDVFPRMPERLALTIAGHTHGGQVCLPLVGRLIVPSRYGQRYAIGHVVEDGRHLFVTPGLGTSIVPVRFRVPPEISVVELRAAP, encoded by the coding sequence TTGACCCCCTCCCTGTGCTACCTCGACACCCCGATGCGGCGGCGATGGTGGGGATGGCTCGGGCTGCTCGTGGGCATCGCCGCCCTCGGGCTCGGGCTGCGCGCCTTCTGGATCGAGCCGGCGTCGCTTCGCGTGGAGCGCTACGTGCTGCCGCTCGAACGCTGGCCGTCTCGATTGAACGGTCTCCGCATCGCCGTGCTCGCCGATCTGCACGTGGGCTCGCCGTGGAACGGCATCGACAAGCTGCGGCGCATCGTCGACGAGACGAACGCCGCCGGCGCGGACCTCGTGCTCCTCGCGGGCGACTACGTGATCAAGGGCATTCCAGGCGGCACCTTCGTTCCGCCCGAGGAGACGGCTGCCGTCCTGCGCGGGCTGCACGCACCGCTCGGCGTGTACGCCGTGCTCGGCAACCACGACTGGTGGTTCGACGTCGGACGCGTGCAGCGCGCGCTCGCCGGCGCCGGCATCACGACCCTCGAGGACCAGGCGATCCCGATCGACGGCCCGCACGGCCGCTTCTGGCTCGCCGGCGTGAGCGACTTCTGGGAGGGACGTCACGACGTGCACGGCGCGCTCGCCGAGGTGACCGACGACGCGCCCGTCGTCGCCTTCACGCACAATCCCGACGTCTTTCCGCGCATGCCGGAGCGCCTCGCGCTCACGATCGCCGGCCACACGCACGGCGGTCAGGTGTGCCTGCCGCTCGTCGGCCGCTTGATCGTGCCGTCGCGCTACGGGCAGCGCTACGCGATCGGCCACGTCGTCGAGGACGGCCGGCACCTCTTCGTCACCCCCGGGCTCGGGACGAGCATCGTGCCGGTTCGCTTCCGCGTGCCGCCGGAGATCTCCGTCGTCGAGCTGCGCGCCGCGCCGTAG
- a CDS encoding DNA polymerase Y family protein yields the protein MPRIACLVVPDLPVAALCRADPDCAARPLVLTDAPGPHARVVAASASARALGIRPAKHTAAQARALLAQLIVRRRDAAAEASAAHALVDVAASLAQRIEVAADATVFLDAEGSTHLAGTEAGLATALVARAARVGLEARAAVASSMTVARLAARHGHGTEVVPAGSERGFLAPLPLACLDPAPDVAVTLARWGIRTLGELALLPTGEVATRLGPPGVPLIRAARGEDERPLMPAAIAGDVEESVVLEHAIDNLEPLLFVLHGLVLRAVERLGLAGIGCARLGLALELDDRSRDARTIPLAAPTRDVKTLLGCLRVELEAHPPRAAIVKLTIVATPALVRATQLGLFAPAGPSPERLATTLARLGAMCGTEGVGTPVVVDSHRPGDAAVAPFTLPSATLPDRTAESSCRLVIRALRPPQPLQVFTERDAPSFVRGAGLGGRVVGAAGPWRVTAEWWDDAPVVRDYYDLELTDGGIYRCFRDRRSGEWFVDGAYD from the coding sequence ATGCCCCGCATCGCCTGCCTCGTCGTGCCCGATCTTCCCGTGGCCGCCCTTTGCCGCGCTGATCCCGATTGTGCAGCCCGTCCCCTCGTCCTCACCGACGCCCCCGGACCACACGCGCGCGTCGTCGCCGCCTCGGCGAGCGCCCGCGCGCTCGGCATCCGTCCCGCGAAGCACACCGCTGCACAGGCTCGTGCACTTCTTGCTCAGCTGATCGTCCGCCGGCGCGACGCCGCGGCCGAGGCATCGGCCGCGCACGCGCTCGTCGACGTCGCCGCATCGCTCGCGCAGCGCATCGAGGTCGCCGCGGACGCCACGGTCTTCCTCGACGCCGAGGGATCGACCCATCTCGCCGGCACCGAAGCCGGGCTCGCGACGGCGCTCGTCGCGCGCGCGGCGCGCGTGGGGCTCGAGGCGCGCGCTGCGGTGGCGTCGAGCATGACGGTGGCGCGGCTCGCCGCCCGTCACGGTCACGGCACCGAGGTCGTGCCCGCCGGCAGCGAGCGGGGATTCCTGGCGCCGTTGCCGCTCGCCTGCCTCGACCCCGCCCCCGACGTCGCCGTGACGCTCGCGCGCTGGGGCATCCGCACGCTCGGCGAGCTCGCACTCCTCCCGACGGGCGAGGTCGCCACGCGGCTCGGACCGCCGGGCGTGCCGCTCATCCGCGCCGCGCGTGGCGAGGACGAGCGCCCCCTCATGCCGGCGGCGATCGCCGGCGACGTCGAGGAGTCGGTCGTGCTCGAGCACGCGATCGACAACCTGGAGCCGCTCCTGTTCGTGCTGCACGGCCTCGTCCTGCGCGCCGTCGAGCGGCTCGGCCTCGCGGGCATCGGCTGCGCGCGGCTCGGTCTCGCGCTCGAGCTGGACGACCGGAGCCGCGATGCGCGCACGATCCCGCTCGCCGCGCCCACCCGCGACGTGAAGACGCTCCTCGGCTGTCTGCGCGTCGAGCTCGAAGCGCACCCGCCGCGCGCGGCGATCGTGAAGCTCACGATCGTCGCCACGCCGGCGCTCGTGCGCGCCACACAGCTCGGTCTCTTCGCCCCGGCGGGGCCGTCGCCCGAGCGGCTCGCGACCACGCTCGCGCGGCTGGGCGCGATGTGCGGCACGGAGGGCGTGGGCACGCCCGTCGTCGTCGACTCGCACCGCCCGGGCGACGCGGCCGTGGCGCCGTTCACGCTGCCGTCCGCGACGCTACCGGACCGCACGGCGGAGTCGTCGTGCCGCCTCGTCATCCGCGCGCTCCGTCCGCCGCAGCCGCTCCAGGTGTTCACCGAGCGCGACGCGCCGAGCTTCGTGCGCGGTGCGGGGCTCGGCGGTCGCGTCGTCGGCGCCGCGGGCCCCTGGCGCGTCACCGCCGAATGGTGGGACGACGCGCCCGTCGTGCGCGACTACTACGATCTCGAGCTCACCGACGGCGGGATCTACCGCTGCTTCCGCGATCGCCGATCGGGGGAGTGGTTCGTCGATGGGGCGTACGACTGA
- a CDS encoding error-prone DNA polymerase, whose product MPGSDYVELRCRSAFSFLAGASLPEDLALRAAALGYDAIALADCGGVYGAPRFFQAARRAGVRAIVGADVPVAGAGVLHLLVESAVGYRNLCRLLTAGALGRPKGDARVDWTQVEEHAAGLACLAGGEDGVLADPATAPANLHRLAGIFPDRLAVDVHHHRDRAGARFARRLADLAETHRVPVVATNDVRHATPRDRPLLDVLICIRLGTTVDAAGRRLLANAERHLKSAAEMAALFRDTPAWIRESRRIAERCAFTLADLPYRFPDYPLPPGETPQGFLRELTFAGARERWRPVTPRIRRQLEHELAVVAKLDLAGYFLIVWDIVRFCRERGILCQGRGSAANSAVCYALGITAVDAVAMDLLFERFLSEERGEWPDIDLDLPSGDRREEVIQYVYRRYGERGAAMTATVVSYRTRSAVREVGKALGLGLDQVDRLAKLLRAHGWHDQHDELAAQLRNGGVDPAAPRIALLVELVRQIQSLPRHLGQHTGGMVIAAGRLDDVVPLEPAAMAGRHVIQWDKDDCADLGLIKVDLLGLGMMAALEEAIPLVREHEGVEVDLAHLPPDDPKVYAMLQRADTIGVFQVESRAQMATLPRMKPDHFYDLVVEVAIIRPGPIVGQMVHPYLRRRAGREAVTYAHPALEPILARTLGVPLFQEQLLRMAMAVAGFTGGEAEELRRAMGFKRSEARMQAIEARLRAGMTAHGIAGTTQDDIVRGITSFALYGFPESHAASFALLAYASAYLKAHHPAAFYCALLNAWPMGFYHPATLVKDGERHGVRFLPIDAERSAWRCTIESGAVRLGLRYVKGLRAAAAERIVAARPCTSVGDLARRALLERDELDALAHAGALAPFGLSRREALWQASAVERDPTSLLARTRPERSGSPLPPMSPFEETAADYATTGLTTGPHVMAYLRDRLRAEGVVATCDLARVRDGARVRVAGHVIVRQRPGTAKGMCFLTLEDETGTANAFLTPPTYERWRVLLNTSPLVEVAGQLEHRDGVTHVRVASLRRLDAVPELPEGHDYR is encoded by the coding sequence ATGCCCGGCTCTGACTACGTCGAGCTGCGCTGCCGGAGCGCGTTCAGCTTCCTGGCGGGTGCGTCGCTGCCCGAGGATCTCGCCCTTCGCGCGGCCGCGCTCGGCTACGACGCGATCGCGCTCGCCGACTGCGGGGGCGTCTACGGGGCGCCGCGCTTCTTCCAGGCGGCCAGGCGCGCCGGTGTACGCGCGATCGTTGGCGCCGACGTGCCGGTCGCCGGCGCCGGCGTGCTGCATCTCCTGGTCGAGAGCGCCGTGGGCTATCGCAACCTCTGCCGCCTGCTCACCGCGGGCGCGCTCGGCCGTCCCAAGGGCGACGCGCGGGTCGACTGGACGCAGGTCGAGGAGCACGCGGCCGGGCTCGCCTGTCTCGCGGGCGGCGAGGACGGCGTGCTCGCCGATCCGGCGACGGCGCCGGCGAACTTGCATCGTCTCGCCGGCATCTTCCCCGACCGCCTCGCCGTCGACGTGCACCATCATCGTGACCGCGCAGGCGCTCGCTTCGCACGCCGGCTGGCGGACCTGGCCGAGACACACCGCGTTCCCGTCGTGGCGACCAACGACGTGCGGCACGCGACGCCACGGGATCGCCCGCTCCTCGACGTCCTCATCTGCATCCGCCTCGGCACGACGGTGGACGCGGCCGGGCGCCGGCTGCTCGCGAACGCCGAACGACACCTGAAGTCCGCCGCCGAGATGGCGGCGCTCTTCCGCGACACGCCGGCGTGGATCCGCGAGAGCCGCCGCATCGCCGAGCGCTGCGCCTTCACGCTCGCCGACCTGCCCTATCGCTTCCCCGACTATCCGCTGCCGCCCGGCGAGACGCCGCAGGGCTTCCTGCGCGAGCTCACGTTCGCGGGCGCGCGTGAGCGCTGGCGGCCCGTCACGCCGCGCATCCGCCGCCAGCTCGAGCACGAGCTCGCCGTCGTCGCCAAGCTCGACCTCGCCGGCTACTTCCTCATCGTCTGGGACATCGTCCGCTTCTGCCGCGAGCGCGGCATCCTGTGTCAGGGGCGCGGATCGGCGGCGAACAGCGCCGTCTGCTACGCGCTCGGCATCACCGCCGTCGACGCCGTGGCGATGGACCTGCTCTTCGAGCGCTTCCTCTCCGAGGAGCGCGGCGAATGGCCGGACATCGACCTCGATCTGCCCTCCGGCGATCGCCGGGAAGAGGTGATCCAGTACGTCTACCGCCGCTACGGCGAGCGCGGCGCCGCCATGACGGCGACCGTCGTCAGCTATCGCACGCGCAGCGCCGTGCGCGAGGTGGGCAAGGCGCTCGGCCTGGGGCTCGATCAGGTCGATCGGCTGGCCAAGCTCCTGCGCGCGCACGGCTGGCACGACCAGCACGACGAGCTGGCGGCCCAGCTCCGCAACGGCGGCGTCGATCCCGCGGCGCCGCGCATCGCGCTCCTGGTCGAGCTCGTCCGGCAGATCCAGAGTCTGCCGCGTCACCTCGGCCAGCACACCGGCGGCATGGTGATCGCCGCCGGCAGGCTCGACGACGTCGTGCCGCTCGAGCCGGCCGCGATGGCCGGCCGGCACGTGATCCAGTGGGACAAGGACGACTGCGCCGACCTCGGGCTCATCAAGGTCGACCTCCTCGGCCTCGGCATGATGGCGGCGCTCGAGGAGGCGATCCCGCTCGTGCGCGAGCACGAGGGCGTGGAGGTCGACCTCGCGCACCTGCCCCCCGACGATCCGAAGGTCTATGCCATGCTCCAGCGCGCCGACACGATCGGCGTCTTCCAGGTCGAGAGCCGCGCACAGATGGCGACCCTGCCGCGCATGAAGCCCGATCACTTCTACGACCTCGTCGTCGAGGTCGCGATCATCCGTCCCGGCCCCATCGTGGGACAGATGGTGCATCCCTATCTGCGCCGGCGTGCGGGGCGCGAGGCCGTGACGTACGCGCATCCCGCGCTCGAGCCCATTCTCGCGCGCACGCTCGGCGTGCCGCTCTTCCAGGAGCAGCTCCTGCGCATGGCGATGGCCGTCGCCGGCTTCACGGGCGGCGAGGCCGAGGAGCTCCGTCGCGCGATGGGCTTCAAGCGCTCGGAAGCGCGCATGCAGGCGATCGAGGCGCGCCTGCGCGCCGGCATGACCGCACACGGCATCGCCGGCACGACGCAGGACGACATCGTGCGCGGCATCACGTCGTTCGCGCTCTACGGCTTCCCCGAATCGCACGCGGCGAGCTTCGCGCTGCTCGCCTACGCGTCGGCGTACCTGAAGGCGCACCACCCGGCCGCGTTCTACTGCGCGCTGCTCAACGCGTGGCCGATGGGCTTCTACCACCCGGCGACGCTCGTGAAGGACGGCGAGCGGCACGGCGTGCGCTTCCTGCCGATCGACGCCGAGCGCTCGGCGTGGCGGTGCACGATCGAGTCCGGCGCCGTGCGGCTCGGCCTGCGCTACGTGAAGGGCCTCCGCGCCGCCGCCGCCGAGCGGATCGTCGCGGCGCGGCCCTGCACGTCGGTGGGCGACCTCGCCCGGCGCGCGCTCCTCGAACGCGACGAGCTGGATGCGCTCGCGCACGCGGGCGCGCTCGCGCCCTTCGGCCTCTCCCGGCGCGAAGCCCTCTGGCAGGCGTCGGCGGTCGAGCGCGATCCGACCTCGCTCCTCGCCCGCACGCGACCGGAACGCTCCGGGTCTCCGCTTCCGCCCATGTCCCCCTTCGAGGAGACGGCCGCCGACTACGCGACGACGGGCCTCACGACGGGCCCGCACGTCATGGCGTACCTCCGCGATCGGCTGCGCGCCGAAGGCGTGGTCGCGACGTGCGACCTCGCGCGCGTCCGCGACGGCGCGCGGGTGCGCGTCGCCGGTCACGTGATCGTCCGCCAGCGACCCGGCACGGCGAAGGGGATGTGCTTCCTCACGCTCGAGGACGAGACGGGCACGGCGAACGCCTTTCTCACGCCGCCCACCTACGAGCGCTGGCGCGTGCTGCTCAACACTTCCCCGCTCGTGGAGGTGGCGGGCCAGCTCGAGCATCGCGACGGCGTGACGCACGTGCGCGTCGCGTCGCTGCGGCGGCTCGACGCGGTCCCGGAGCTCCCCGAAGGACACGACTACCGCTGA
- a CDS encoding DUF2889 domain-containing protein, with translation MRLDLDGEPVHTRAQSALVRRRNDGKLEAQGSLLDLRTRGFLPVGGSMQGMGIIHHMELAWVVEPATGTIERWTPMQPTVAFEASPETAGESCRDPIDRLAALGTTTSLGRGLSQAVRDRIGGPLGCSHLVTLALFMDAALRAGLAARSNAAAAPPGPLFRRDLVFDGHEREGGRVDVAVRLGDLHWNDRGPQVLAPERFALHHELAAAVTADLWPGTLVGARGAERRRTADRFAGEAWTDRTALLASLVGMGLARGAMSELASRLGDGADAAPWRDAFAMLPPALVQCRAAHPDAWHDKVRTTPRHPGLTALPDSCYMWRRGGALEAIRGRHGAGKGGR, from the coding sequence ATGCGTCTCGATCTCGACGGCGAGCCGGTCCACACGCGCGCCCAGAGCGCCCTCGTGCGCCGCCGGAACGACGGAAAGCTCGAGGCGCAGGGTTCGCTGCTGGACCTCCGCACGCGCGGCTTCCTCCCGGTCGGGGGCAGCATGCAAGGGATGGGCATCATCCACCACATGGAGCTCGCCTGGGTGGTCGAGCCGGCCACCGGCACGATCGAGCGCTGGACGCCGATGCAGCCCACCGTCGCGTTCGAGGCTTCGCCCGAGACCGCCGGCGAAAGCTGCCGGGACCCGATCGATCGCTTGGCCGCGCTCGGGACCACGACGTCGCTCGGCCGCGGCCTCTCGCAGGCGGTGCGCGACCGCATCGGCGGTCCGCTCGGATGCTCGCACCTGGTCACGCTCGCGCTCTTCATGGACGCCGCGCTACGCGCCGGTCTCGCCGCCCGCAGCAACGCCGCGGCCGCTCCGCCGGGTCCGCTCTTTCGTCGCGACCTCGTCTTCGACGGCCACGAGCGGGAGGGTGGGCGCGTCGACGTCGCGGTGCGCCTGGGCGATCTCCACTGGAACGATCGCGGGCCGCAGGTCCTCGCACCCGAGCGCTTCGCGCTCCACCACGAGCTCGCGGCCGCCGTGACGGCCGATCTCTGGCCGGGCACGCTGGTCGGCGCGCGCGGCGCCGAGCGACGCCGCACGGCCGATCGCTTCGCGGGCGAGGCCTGGACCGACCGCACCGCGCTCCTGGCATCGCTCGTCGGCATGGGGCTCGCGCGTGGCGCGATGAGCGAGCTCGCCTCGCGCCTCGGCGACGGTGCCGATGCGGCGCCGTGGCGAGATGCGTTCGCGATGCTGCCGCCAGCGCTCGTCCAGTGTCGGGCCGCGCACCCCGACGCCTGGCACGACAAGGTCCGCACGACGCCGCGTCATCCGGGGCTCACGGCGCTCCCGGACTCCTGCTACATGTGGCGGCGCGGTGGCGCGCTGGAAGCGATCCGCGGGCGTCACGGCGCCGGCAAGGGTGGACGCTGA